The DNA region TTTAATATTATTTGTGTAACCCAATGGTATAGTACTGTTTTTAATACTTAATGAATGAAAGAAGTGTTCGTATGTTTCTTTAATCTTTATTATAAATTAGGGCAATGTTATCATAGCGTATCAAGTGTAACTAATTTCTTTAATTTATCAAAATTATTTCGCCTATAGGTCTACGTTTTAACTTCTTGGTCTACGGGCATTTTATCTAGTAATTACAAAATTCTGTGTTGATGATAGGGGCAGTTTTAAGGTTACAAATGGTTTTTTTACTCTTTAGATACATTTACACCAGCTAAAATTAAACAAATTTTAACATAGTCTGATTTTGCCCGTTTGTAGTGTAGTTTTACGGTGTTTTTTTTCACAAAACACGGTTCTATCAGGGTTTTAGGATGGTAGTATGTGTATAACATATGGTTTTGTCAAGTTTTTGTCAAGCCCTTTTTTTAGGAGTAAATTAACAATATCTCTATTTTGGACACAGATTAAATGGTTTATGAAAATTATTTAAGCCTTTAATTGATGAATTGACAAACAAACATTACTCACACTTAAACCAACTCATTATGAAAAGAAAAAATTGTTTCTTACAGAACAATGCTCCTCCTCTGATCGGAGCAAAATCAAATTTTCTACTAAAAGAATATAGTACGAATAACTATTGAATTAGAATTCAGGAATTTTCATTAAAAATTACAAAAGAATAATCTCTATCTAAATAAAGAAATAGGTAATAGAAAAAAGGGTGATCAATCGCCTCGTTCAATATCTTCTTTAATAGCTGGAACAACTGGCAATTTCGTTATGCAACGGATTTTGTTCAATGGTTGCTTGTATGCTAAAGTGCCACTTGGATTGTAGATTATTTAAAACTTAACAAGAAACTTAATATGAATTTCAAAAACATTTTTTATTCCAGATTCCATGGTAAGAGCATGGTGCTGTTTTTGGTCCTGTGCCTAACTACGGCCGCAGTAAAGTCTCAAACGGTAAGTGGAACAGTATCTGCAGATGATGCACCTTTGCCGGGCGTTAGTGTGGTAGTAAAAGGAACCAACAACGGAACGGTTACGGATTTTGACGGGTTATACTCCATAAACGCAGAATCTAGCGCAGTTCTTGTGTTTAGCTACATTGGTTTTAAATCAAAAGAAGTTGCTGTTAGAGGCAATAAAACTGTAAATGTAATCCTAGAGGAAGATGTATCCGCTCTTGAAGAAGTAGTGGTCATTGGCTATGGTGCCCAAAAGAAGAAAGAATTGACCGGTGCAGTAGCACAAGTTAAGTCTGAAGAGTTGATGAAAACTTCTACTTCAGATATCGGTGCCGCGTTACAAGGTCAAATTGCAGGTGTAAACGTAACTGCTAGTTCTGGTGCACCAGGCTCCGAGGCTAACGTTCAAATTCGTGGACTTACTTCTATTAGTGGTGCTAATAGACCGCTGTATGTTGTGGATGGTATTCCTTTTGAGGGCGATCCTAAATTAAGTATAAATGAAATTGAAACTATAGATGTACTAAAGGATGCCGCTTCAGCCGCTATTTATGGAACTAGAGGTGCTGCAGGTGTAATTTTAATAACTACCAAAAGAGGTAAAGAAGGGCAGATGAAAATTGCTGCTGATAGTTACTACGGTCTGCAACATATAACCTCTGCAACTCCATTACTGAATGTTGAAGACAAGTTGTATGTTCAGTTTATACAAGGAGCTGCATTAAATGGAAGTAGCTATGGTAATACGTGGACAACAATTGAGCAAAGCCCACATTTTCTTACGAACAATACGGATTTGACAGAGGTTGTTCTAAACGATATGGCGCCTATACAAAACCATAGCCTTACACTATCGGGCGGTAAAGATGGTCTTACGTATAACGTAACGGGTAACTATTTTGATCAAGAAGGGGTCATCATTAAATCTGGATATGATCGTTTTAATGTTAGAGCAAACACCCAGTTCGTAAAAGGTAAATGGAATATTACAACAGGTTTGTCTTTTCGGGTAGAGAATAGGGAACATGCTCCGTGGGGGCTACTTAGGGATGCCATTAGATTTACGGCGTACAGCCCAAGTATTGACCCAAACCAAAGTGTAATAGAAAATGCCGGACCTGATGGAAATGGAGCTACTAACATTTCTAATTTAGGGTATAAGTTCTTGCAGGAAGATAACCAAGAGAATAATTATTTTGATGGTAACTTGAGTTTGACCTATAACTTCACAAATAACCTGAAGTTTACATCTAGAATGGCAACCAGCTATGATAATGGAACTAGAATCACCATTAACCCTAAATTTACAGCGTATAGAGATGATGGTTCAGAAGTAACATCGCAACGATCTAAAGTGCGTAATTTAAGTTCTCTTGCGAAAAAATTTACATGGGAGAATATATTGAATTATCAAAAAAGCTTTGGTGATCATAATATTAACTTCACAGGGGTTTATTCTTCGGAAAAATATAATTATTCAGAATTTTTCGCTGAAAAAAGCGATTTGGCTTCCAATGATATAACGGTGTTAAATGGAGCTACTGCCGATCCAAATGTGGGTTCGGGTAACAATCAGTGGACCCAAGATCGTGAAAGTACTTTAATTGGTATGCTGGCAAGACTTCAATACAACTATAAAGGAAAATACTTACTAAGTGGTGCGGTTAGAAGAGACGGTTCTTCTCGTTTCAAAGAAGAACCGTGGGGGGTGTTTCCTTCGGTTTCTGCCGGATGGAATGTATCGGATGAAAATTTCTGGAATCCTATAAAAAATACCATTTCTTCATTTAAATTGAGGGGTAGTAGAGGTACAACAGGTAATCAGGGTATTGCAGACTATAGCTACACGCCAACAATAACATTAGAAAATGACTATGTTCTAGGTTCGGGTGATGATCAAAATCTAGTTCTGGGTGCCATCCAAACCGGATTTGCCAATCCAAAAGTACGCTGGGAAACTTCGGTTTCTTTGAATGCAGGTTTCGATATGGGCCTTTTCGATAATAAATTGACACTTTCCGGAGATATTTATGAAACAAAAAAGGAAGATATGTTGTTCCCTGTATTGTTACCACCAACTGCGGGTGGTGGTCAAAATGCAGAAGTGACACTTAATGTTGGTGATATGACCAATAAAGGTGTGGAATTCGCCATGAACTACCGTCACTCAGGTAAACTATCATGGAATGCAGGAGTAACGTATACTCGCAACGATAATATTATTACCAAAATGAGTGGGAGCAACAAAATCATTTATTTTGATGACAGTAGTATTTCTGGCCACAGTAATGACCAAGATTTGGTATCGGCTTTAGCTGAGGGCTACGAAGGTGGTGCATTCTTTCTAGTGGAGACGGATGGTACCATAAAAACGGAAGAAGAACTGGCAGCTTATCAGGCAATTG from Zobellia alginiliquefaciens includes:
- a CDS encoding SusC/RagA family TonB-linked outer membrane protein; protein product: MNFKNIFYSRFHGKSMVLFLVLCLTTAAVKSQTVSGTVSADDAPLPGVSVVVKGTNNGTVTDFDGLYSINAESSAVLVFSYIGFKSKEVAVRGNKTVNVILEEDVSALEEVVVIGYGAQKKKELTGAVAQVKSEELMKTSTSDIGAALQGQIAGVNVTASSGAPGSEANVQIRGLTSISGANRPLYVVDGIPFEGDPKLSINEIETIDVLKDAASAAIYGTRGAAGVILITTKRGKEGQMKIAADSYYGLQHITSATPLLNVEDKLYVQFIQGAALNGSSYGNTWTTIEQSPHFLTNNTDLTEVVLNDMAPIQNHSLTLSGGKDGLTYNVTGNYFDQEGVIIKSGYDRFNVRANTQFVKGKWNITTGLSFRVENREHAPWGLLRDAIRFTAYSPSIDPNQSVIENAGPDGNGATNISNLGYKFLQEDNQENNYFDGNLSLTYNFTNNLKFTSRMATSYDNGTRITINPKFTAYRDDGSEVTSQRSKVRNLSSLAKKFTWENILNYQKSFGDHNINFTGVYSSEKYNYSEFFAEKSDLASNDITVLNGATADPNVGSGNNQWTQDRESTLIGMLARLQYNYKGKYLLSGAVRRDGSSRFKEEPWGVFPSVSAGWNVSDENFWNPIKNTISSFKLRGSRGTTGNQGIADYSYTPTITLENDYVLGSGDDQNLVLGAIQTGFANPKVRWETSVSLNAGFDMGLFDNKLTLSGDIYETKKEDMLFPVLLPPTAGGGQNAEVTLNVGDMTNKGVEFAMNYRHSGKLSWNAGVTYTRNDNIITKMSGSNKIIYFDDSSISGHSNDQDLVSALAEGYEGGAFFLVETDGTIKTEEELAAYQAIVPDAKMGDLKYVDFDNNGTIDIDDRQYMGSGTPEFEMGFNFSAYYKALDFSMQWYGAFGSEIINGNKALAYKEGNHQDLVYQWTPQNATSDIPVYRNATHNNFRGQTDYWLDDGTFVRLRNISLGYTVPREYTEKLGVTKFRIYVAAQNPLTITKYDGYDPEVGNNGLSTRGIDQGTYPVSSQIRTGLQIEF